From a region of the Lactuca sativa cultivar Salinas chromosome 4, Lsat_Salinas_v11, whole genome shotgun sequence genome:
- the LOC122197528 gene encoding uncharacterized protein LOC122197528, translating into MDQIEANPGLPVRALQEQLQSTYGVSISEEKAFRARALATKNVAGDYVKQYAALRDYVLELQKTNEGTTVKIDVVSEPVVSSPTRQFRRIYVCLGPLKKGFKAGLREFLGLDGAFVKGPFPGQILSAVGVDSNNGTYPLAYAVVESENTSSWKWFLQCLAEDLDLYSNSNFTFISDRQKGLLPAIEQLFPNAEHRFCIRHIYQNMRIRFKTTEYKEYFWRCATATTIPEFEAVMVELRNYDIEAYQWLLKIPPHHWARSHFSGRAISDMLLNNLCEVFNSKLVKGRDKPIISCLEFIREYLMKRVCNVMKVLNKCQGPLTPTGTRILESNTTLASKYHARWNGGQKYQVKGPWNDQHVVDMEKRECSCRKWELTGIPCKHAIASLNEMADNNEKVGELYTYVHKVYWLDTWKEMYSFKVEPIKGRAMWPKSDCPTTLVPPPHNKAIGRPKKKRRITAEERIEIQQRKRQANSQSQNDNETQSLSRKFLTVTCSKCKQNGHNARTCKSKDGN; encoded by the exons ATGGATCAGATTGAAGCTAATCCTGGACTGCCTGTTCGTGCCCTACAAGAGCAACTCCAATCAACTTATGGAGTTAGTATTTCAGAAGAGAAAGCATTTAGGGCAAGAGCATTAGCCACCAAAAATGTTGCAGGGGATTACGTAAAGCAATATGCAGCTTTGAGAGACTATGTACTAGAGCTACAAAAGACAAATGAAGGTACAACTGTAAAGATTGATGTGGTTTCAGAACCTGTGGTTTCATCCCCAACCAGGCAATTCAGAAGGATATACGTGTGTTTAGGTCCTTTGAAGAAAGGTTTTAAGGCAGGTTTGAGAGAATTTTTAGGCTTAGATGGAGCCTTCGTGAAGGGACCTTTCCCAGGTCAAATACTAAGTGCAGTTGGTGTTGATTCCAACAATGGAACCTACCCATTGGCATATGCTGTTGTTGAAAGTGAAAACACTTCAAGTTGGAAATGGTTTCTTCAGTGTCTTGCAGAAGATCTTGACTTGTATTCAAATTCCAACTTCACCTTTATCAGTGATAGACAGAAG GGTCTTCTACCAGCCATAGAACAATTGTTCCCTAATGCAGAACACAGGTTCTGTATTAGACACATATACCAGAACATGAGGATCAGATTTAAGACTACAGAATACAAGGAGTATTTTTGGAGGTGTGCTACAGCCACCACCATACCAGAGTTTGAAGCTGTAATGGTAGAGCTAAGGAATTATGACATAGAAGCATATCAGTGGCTCTTGAAAATCCCTCCACATCATTGGGCTAGAAGTCATTTTTCAG GAAGGGCAATTTCAGACATGTTATTGAATAACCTTTGTGAAGTGTTCAATAGCAAGCTTGTTAAAGGGAGAGACAAACCCATTATCAGTTGTTTGGAGTTCATCAGAGAGTACCTTATGAAGAGAGTATGCAATGTGATGAAGGTGTTAAACAAGTGTCAAGGTCCATTAACTCCAACTGGTACTAGGATTTTGGAATCAAACACAACACTAGCTAGTAAGTATCATGCACGATGGAATGGGGGACAAAAGTATCAGGTTAAAGGTCCATGGAATGATCAACATGTGGTGGACATGGAGAAAAGGGAGTGTAGTTGTAGAAAGTGGGAGCTTACTGGAATTCCTTGCAAACATGCAATTGCAAGCCTAAATGAAATGGCAGACAATAATGAAAAGGTGGGAGAACTATACACCTATGTGCATAAGGTGTATTGGCTTGATACATGGAAAGAGATGTACTCCTTCAAGGTGGAGCCTATCAAAGGTAGAGCCATGTGGCCTAAGAGTGACTGCCCAACAACTCTTGTGCCTCCACCACACAACAAAGCTATAGGCAGGCCAAAAAAGAAAAGAAGGATTACAGCAGAGGAAAGGATTGAAATCCAGCAACGTAAGAGGCAAGCAAACAGTCAAAGTCAAAATGATAATGAAACTCAATCACTGAGCAGGAAGTTTTTGACTGTGACATGTAGTAAGTGTAAGCAAAACGGTCACAATGCTAGGACCTGCAAGTCCAAAGATGGGAATTGA
- the LOC128133648 gene encoding uncharacterized protein LOC128133648, whose translation MLERLSTFKKFMLVTPTYSLLNFITEGVSQSFQISDLMMRELGYDGTEIMYYHFRLPNEGFDFGLRALGNNDDVRNLSRYVTHNNKMIKVYTEHGQTNLLTYFMSPTGPRRVIIEDMEKQDSIRPSSPVVAHEVVTPIQIDVGEGDLGLALTLYKSATPEFSRSKGWKHSKGASSCSTKLNLDWEGAKKTMASGEVDKGKGVEGFVDEFVVVDAEKELNK comes from the exons ATGTTGGAGAGATTGTCAACGTTCAAGAAGTTTATG CTGGTTACCCCAACATATTCTCTATTGAACTTCATCACGGAGGGAGTTTCACAAAGTTTCCAAATATCAG ACTTGATGATGAGAGAATTAGGGTATGATGGTACTGAAATCATGTATTACCATTTCCGTTTGCCTAATGAAGGATTTGACTTTGGACTCCGAGCATTAGGTAACAATGATGATGTGCGTAATCTCTCACGGTATGTTACCCATAATAACAAAATGATTAAAGTGTACACAGAGCATGGTCAAACGAACTTGCTTACATATTTTATGTCCCCAACTGGTCCAAGAAGGGTTATAATAGAAGACATGGAGAAGCAGGATTCCATTAGACCCTCATCACCTGTAGTTGCTCATGAAGTGGTAACTCCAATCCAAATTGATGTTGGTGAGGGTGATTTAGGGTTAGCATTAACCTTATACAAATCAGCAACACCTGAATTTAGTAGGTCTAAAGGTTGGAAACATAGTAAAGGGGCATCGTCTTGTAGTACAAAGCTTAACTTGGATTGGGAAGGTGCTAAAAAAACAATGGCAAGTGGTGAAGTTGATAAGGGTAAGGGTGTAGAAGGATTTGTAGATGAATTTGTTGTAGTTGATGCAGAAAAAGAGTTAAACAAATAG